The sequence below is a genomic window from Photobacterium atrarenae.
AATAGAAGCGACAAAAGACCCACCTCGCGGTGAGCCTTCTAGTATATGGAACTTTGAGGGGAAATGTCTTGAGCGAATTTTAGCGGGTAATATCGGCGTCAAACCACTTCTGGGAAATCTCGGCCAGGGTGCCGTCTTCGCGCATGGATTTCAGGGCTTGATTGACGTCATCACGCAATGCTTCGCCTTTTTCATTGTTCATGAACGGCCAGGCATTTTCGATGCGCTCGAACGGTTCGCCGGCCAGTTGCAGCGGCAGGTTGGCTTTTTTGATCAGCTCAACCGACGACAGGCGGTCCATCACGAAGGCATCGGTCCGGCCCAGAGCGACATCGTGCTCTATGCCGGTTTCATAAGTCTTGATGTTGATCTTGCCGTCTTTGTCCAGTTCGCGCAGCAGTTGCTCGTAGTTCGAGCCCAGGTTCACCCCGACGGTTTTACCGTCCAGATCGGCGGTGCTCTTGATGCTGTCGTTACCTTTACGAACGACCAGTTGGGCACCGTCAATCACATACGGATCGGCGAACAGGTATTTGGCCT
It includes:
- a CDS encoding amino acid ABC transporter substrate-binding protein — encoded protein: MKRWIKTTFTAVALTLTASQAAMAATDVKVGMSGRYFPFTFVKQDQLQGFEVDLWNEIGKRNDYNVEFVTANFSGLFGLLETGRIDTISNQITITKERQAKYLFADPYVIDGAQLVVRKGNDSIKSTADLDGKTVGVNLGSNYEQLLRELDKDGKINIKTYETGIEHDVALGRTDAFVMDRLSSVELIKKANLPLQLAGEPFERIENAWPFMNNEKGEALRDDVNQALKSMREDGTLAEISQKWFDADITR